A single region of the Thermotoga profunda AZM34c06 genome encodes:
- the cmr1 gene encoding type III-B CRISPR module RAMP protein Cmr1 — translation MKTPIWTGDIDSKSDTIQSTGIVGSLRWWTEALLRGMNEFACDPTGDSRCPDDEKYCSSCLIFGATGRRRLFRLEINGGRKISFPGNGAINVKPSGRSRGWFFGPAIVGGLKMEIIPLDEKFDENFVLVPLLVASKWGGIGAKTQLGYGVVEVASSSNADFDKFKKALEDLSRERKRQELNNLSLPNLKEMFFAKIQFKASNNWWEKVDGLIDKSGKNRFEKEIRKKVIEECLNNNFLPIAPVIKNWLRYGNGRQTWQHNNRARGLENWLFGTSKTVCPQCYDYDIVPQENETYKCRNCNQKFKKEEVIDRCASKINISCAYVVDNNLWEVRIWGWIPSYPKIQGFQKDRFLDNLKSALNGGNFHALFGNQTSDHKLVVWREYNSERDTFKKEENFDGFVKSLL, via the coding sequence ATAAAAACTCCAATTTGGACTGGTGATATTGATTCAAAGAGCGATACTATTCAATCAACAGGTATTGTTGGATCTCTTCGCTGGTGGACAGAAGCACTTCTCAGAGGAATGAATGAATTTGCGTGTGATCCTACTGGTGACTCAAGATGCCCTGATGATGAAAAATATTGCTCCTCTTGCTTGATTTTTGGTGCCACAGGGAGAAGAAGGCTTTTCAGATTGGAGATAAATGGAGGAAGGAAAATCTCTTTTCCAGGGAATGGGGCAATAAACGTAAAACCATCTGGGCGTTCACGCGGTTGGTTTTTTGGCCCCGCGATAGTCGGAGGATTGAAAATGGAAATCATTCCTCTCGACGAAAAATTTGATGAAAACTTCGTATTGGTGCCATTACTTGTTGCTTCTAAATGGGGAGGTATCGGCGCAAAAACACAACTTGGATATGGCGTTGTTGAAGTGGCAAGTTCATCAAATGCTGATTTTGATAAATTTAAGAAAGCCCTTGAAGATCTTTCTAGAGAAAGAAAACGTCAGGAATTAAATAACCTCAGTTTACCAAATCTCAAAGAAATGTTCTTTGCAAAGATTCAGTTCAAAGCAAGCAACAATTGGTGGGAAAAAGTTGATGGATTAATAGATAAATCAGGTAAAAATAGATTTGAAAAAGAAATAAGAAAAAAAGTGATAGAAGAATGTCTTAATAACAATTTCTTACCCATAGCTCCGGTGATCAAAAACTGGTTGAGATATGGTAATGGGAGGCAAACCTGGCAACACAATAATAGAGCAAGAGGTTTAGAAAACTGGTTGTTTGGTACCAGTAAGACAGTGTGTCCACAATGTTATGACTATGACATAGTGCCTCAGGAAAATGAAACTTATAAATGTCGAAATTGCAATCAAAAATTCAAAAAAGAGGAAGTCATAGATAGATGTGCTTCAAAGATAAACATTTCCTGCGCTTATGTTGTTGATAATAATCTTTGGGAAGTCAGAATATGGGGATGGATACCTTCTTACCCTAAGATTCAAGGTTTTCAAAAAGATCGGTTTCTGGACAATCTCAAAAGTGCGTTGAACGGCGGAAATTTTCACGCACTATTTGGTAATCAAACGTCAGATCACAAACTCGTTGTGTGGCGAGAGTATAACTCAGAAAGAGATACTTTTAAGAAAGAAGAAAACTTCGATGGCTTTGTCAAGAGTTTATTGTAG
- a CDS encoding AAA domain-containing protein, translating to MEISQAVIKQIRVWQDRLLNLSANNPLLAVDQANVSKLLVKDPDMFNLFDILVERGKELNLPFVVYDYENDEYVLKDQGDIQFEIYTKELEKKIKRLHMLSKTSIEEKGIVSLFITFGVLKLKDPEFLVPYLSFPIILTPCELTRKGPYSAFKINALEEETQLNPILELLFREKYKIPFPQTEKIDLKEIIHYIENLLKQYTDWRILPQSWLLNLNPETIVIRNDLENIIQNSEIRSHPIIESLAGMPRQNESKKVVQSIPLVPVLEADSSQIDILRRVRNGENLVVHGPPGTGKSQTIVNIIADALICGKTVLFVSAKKAALDVVYERLKNIGLDRFCLEVHSTRKAKVELISDLKKTIDQIQTEQPFERPEKLIEHFKDLKNYLDNSLKALHWTDYPLGISVYDAILRLEQMKDSPGMIHPLPFSRITEVPKKQLEEYLQILTLLEDFSDMYTKMDQHPWNGFQFQNNLLPYPAKVIEFVEYVKVNLEDLKQILEKIGFSNVDELNFKILQEMAKTLNSLTQVDVFSIEWFRMSQEKFEKILRVLRDYFKAIDDFSSLSKICAEHTSKSVEELAELLSPVECVYNKWTRILKPSYWKWMRYVNTKLNYPHNFEQIRNLYFHTKMVLDSKRKIIEQENFLNTYINVGSDLKRLKITLKEMEIAFEITKLVRNPERFIQSDLIIDDGIKELILKALKIVEDLTLKKVMHDLEKLWPNGFANSKSVFELNIDKLLDKIKQLLENETRLHEWVRFQEIVQKLEELNLISFIERVIKDNKDNLKNIRKIFEKNFYKQWVGSICSQNVYLKGFSKEIHERTILKLRETEEKLRQDWTKYIKSTTSLRIRNILNLPNEFTQQIRILMREIQKKRRHKPIRRLFQETSDVFRYLKPCIFMSPISVASFLDLKKYAFYFDIVIFDEASQLMTPEAIPAIVRGKQIVVAGDPKQLPPTTFFKSYYELEDTDDEFKPLESFLDDCIASPHVFSNGYLKWHYRSRDERLIAFSNYYFYGDNPLITFPSINSNSDDQGVRLVYVNGVWDRAKSRTNPIEAQKVVDIVIEHLNKHPERSLGVVTMNISQRNLIEDLLYKALEKYPHLFDIVFAPSNEPFFIKSLENVQGDERDTIIISVGYAQSPSGKISYNFGPLNYESGWRRLNVLVTRARYQIILVTSLKSSDLSEIKPDNRGAMALKNYIEYAERGCKLSANAFKEECNDILPNIVASKLNEKGILTDVNVGLGLCRIDIVIKDSKDSKKYLMGFIHDGKDHMMISDAFDREVLKFKVLERLGWPLKRIWTLEWYMNSNKVIEDISV from the coding sequence TTGGAGATATCGCAAGCTGTCATTAAACAAATAAGAGTTTGGCAAGATCGATTGTTGAATCTGAGTGCTAACAATCCTTTACTTGCTGTAGATCAAGCGAATGTTTCGAAATTATTGGTGAAAGATCCTGATATGTTCAATCTTTTTGACATCCTGGTTGAAAGAGGCAAAGAGTTGAATTTGCCCTTTGTTGTTTATGATTACGAGAATGATGAGTATGTTCTTAAAGACCAGGGAGACATTCAATTTGAAATTTATACAAAAGAGCTCGAGAAAAAAATAAAAAGACTTCACATGCTTTCAAAGACTTCAATTGAAGAAAAAGGAATTGTCTCTTTGTTTATAACTTTTGGAGTACTCAAATTGAAAGATCCAGAATTTCTTGTTCCATATTTGTCTTTTCCAATAATATTGACTCCCTGCGAACTTACAAGAAAAGGACCATACTCTGCATTCAAAATAAATGCCCTTGAGGAAGAGACCCAACTCAATCCTATTTTAGAGCTATTGTTCCGTGAGAAATACAAGATACCTTTTCCCCAAACAGAGAAAATAGATCTTAAGGAGATTATTCACTATATAGAAAATTTACTCAAACAATACACTGATTGGAGGATCTTACCACAATCTTGGCTTTTAAACCTGAACCCGGAAACAATTGTGATACGCAATGACTTGGAAAATATCATACAAAACAGCGAAATCAGAAGCCATCCAATCATAGAGTCATTGGCAGGAATGCCACGTCAAAATGAATCCAAAAAAGTAGTACAGTCAATACCATTAGTACCTGTTTTAGAAGCTGATTCAAGTCAAATTGATATTCTCCGACGGGTAAGAAATGGTGAAAATCTTGTCGTACATGGTCCTCCTGGTACTGGCAAGAGTCAAACGATTGTCAACATCATTGCAGATGCTTTGATATGTGGAAAGACTGTACTTTTTGTGAGTGCAAAAAAGGCGGCGTTGGATGTGGTTTATGAAAGATTGAAAAATATCGGCCTGGATAGATTCTGTTTGGAAGTTCACAGCACCAGGAAAGCAAAGGTTGAATTGATCTCGGATTTGAAGAAAACGATTGATCAAATTCAAACCGAGCAGCCTTTTGAACGACCAGAAAAGCTTATTGAACATTTTAAAGACTTGAAAAACTACCTGGACAATTCTCTCAAAGCGCTTCATTGGACAGATTATCCGCTGGGTATATCTGTTTACGATGCAATTTTGAGATTAGAACAGATGAAAGATTCCCCTGGCATGATACATCCTTTGCCGTTTTCAAGAATAACTGAGGTTCCGAAAAAACAACTTGAAGAGTATTTGCAAATCTTGACCTTATTAGAAGACTTCTCAGATATGTATACAAAGATGGATCAACATCCTTGGAATGGATTCCAATTCCAAAACAATTTACTTCCTTATCCTGCAAAGGTAATAGAATTCGTTGAATATGTAAAGGTGAATCTGGAAGATTTGAAGCAGATATTAGAAAAAATCGGGTTTTCCAATGTCGACGAGTTAAATTTCAAAATCCTGCAAGAAATGGCTAAAACTTTAAATTCATTGACACAAGTTGATGTTTTTTCAATTGAATGGTTCCGCATGAGCCAGGAGAAATTTGAAAAAATTCTTCGAGTTTTGAGAGATTATTTCAAAGCGATCGATGACTTTAGCTCCCTATCGAAAATATGTGCCGAACATACTTCAAAGTCTGTAGAAGAATTAGCAGAATTACTCAGCCCAGTGGAGTGCGTTTACAACAAATGGACACGGATTCTCAAACCATCGTACTGGAAATGGATGAGATATGTCAACACAAAGCTAAATTATCCCCACAACTTTGAGCAGATCAGAAATCTTTATTTTCATACAAAAATGGTTCTTGATAGCAAGAGGAAAATCATTGAACAAGAGAATTTCTTAAACACTTATATCAACGTGGGATCTGATCTGAAAAGGCTCAAAATAACTCTGAAAGAAATGGAAATAGCCTTTGAAATAACCAAGCTGGTTAGAAATCCAGAAAGATTCATTCAATCTGATCTTATCATTGATGATGGCATTAAGGAGTTAATTTTGAAGGCGTTGAAGATCGTAGAAGATCTTACTTTAAAAAAAGTCATGCATGACCTGGAAAAGCTCTGGCCTAATGGTTTTGCAAATTCCAAGTCTGTTTTTGAACTAAATATCGATAAACTGTTGGACAAAATCAAGCAATTGTTAGAAAATGAAACAAGACTTCATGAATGGGTTCGTTTTCAAGAAATAGTGCAAAAATTGGAAGAATTGAATCTGATATCTTTCATCGAGAGGGTTATCAAGGATAACAAAGATAACCTGAAAAACATTAGAAAGATCTTTGAAAAAAATTTCTACAAACAATGGGTGGGAAGTATATGTTCTCAAAATGTTTACCTTAAGGGATTTTCCAAGGAAATTCATGAAAGGACTATCCTAAAGCTCAGAGAGACCGAAGAAAAACTCAGACAAGATTGGACAAAGTACATAAAATCAACTACCTCGCTGAGAATAAGAAATATATTAAATCTTCCTAATGAATTCACACAGCAAATACGAATTCTGATGAGAGAAATTCAGAAAAAACGCAGGCACAAACCTATCAGAAGATTATTTCAGGAAACATCGGATGTTTTTAGATATCTCAAACCGTGTATCTTTATGAGCCCTATCTCTGTTGCTTCTTTTTTAGATTTGAAAAAGTATGCTTTTTATTTTGATATTGTCATCTTTGATGAAGCATCGCAGCTGATGACTCCAGAGGCGATACCTGCAATAGTCAGAGGAAAACAGATTGTTGTAGCAGGTGATCCTAAGCAACTCCCACCAACAACCTTTTTCAAATCATATTATGAATTAGAAGATACCGACGATGAATTCAAACCTCTTGAATCGTTTTTGGATGATTGCATAGCTTCACCTCACGTTTTCAGTAATGGCTACTTAAAATGGCACTATCGTAGCCGGGATGAACGTTTAATAGCATTTTCAAACTATTATTTTTACGGTGACAATCCCTTGATAACATTCCCGTCTATTAATAGCAATAGTGACGATCAAGGAGTAAGACTGGTATATGTTAACGGAGTATGGGATCGTGCAAAGAGCAGAACAAATCCAATTGAAGCTCAGAAGGTTGTAGATATTGTGATCGAACATCTCAATAAGCACCCTGAGCGTTCACTGGGAGTTGTAACAATGAATATCTCTCAAAGAAATCTAATAGAAGATCTTCTTTACAAAGCTCTCGAAAAGTATCCACATTTGTTCGACATTGTTTTTGCACCATCAAATGAACCGTTCTTTATAAAATCTCTCGAAAATGTCCAAGGTGATGAGAGAGATACTATTATCATCAGTGTTGGTTATGCTCAGTCGCCATCTGGAAAGATCTCGTACAATTTTGGTCCGCTGAATTACGAATCAGGTTGGAGAAGACTGAACGTTCTTGTTACAAGGGCACGTTATCAGATCATCCTGGTTACCAGCTTAAAATCATCGGATCTCTCTGAAATAAAACCCGATAATCGTGGTGCTATGGCACTGAAGAATTATATAGAATATGCCGAAAGAGGCTGCAAATTAAGCGCCAATGCATTTAAAGAAGAATGTAATGATATCCTGCCAAATATTGTAGCTTCAAAGCTCAACGAGAAAGGGATTTTGACCGATGTCAATGTAGGATTGGGATTGTGCCGGATAGATATTGTGATAAAAGATTCTAAGGATTCAAAGAAGTATCTAATGGGATTCATCCATGACGGCAAAGATCATATGATGATCAGCGATGCTTTCGATAGAGAAGTTTTAAAATTCAAAGTTCTTGAACGTCTTGGATGGCCACTGAAAAGAATCTGGACTTTGGAGTGGTACATGAATTCAAATAAAGTGATTGAAGATATATCAGTTTGA
- the cmr4 gene encoding type III-B CRISPR module RAMP protein Cmr4, with the protein MERVDLSIIRDPATKLPKIPGTSISGPTRAYTALVTGKYKWKKDDREYSCVGRGREGGERHCGMVNPACPVCIPYGFSKGSGNSLQGLAQFFDAHIFLFPVASMIGPVWVTSPLALETYEVNNPLENEFYSLGDELGTIEKLNFGWILLKKAENEPNELKEIKEKLFNHVPIPKFIKQRIALVSDALFSKIVNSNLEVRTSVSIDPDTGTAEEKALFTYEAIPRGTILKFDVTYNSGKYFGVGDEVLRTENGGEVDANWVKNQVEKGLKLFEVLGIGGMNTRGMGRMKVLNLEGVSGNA; encoded by the coding sequence TTGGAAAGGGTTGATCTCTCCATAATACGGGATCCTGCTACAAAACTTCCAAAAATACCAGGAACGAGTATAAGTGGACCTACCAGAGCGTACACTGCGCTTGTAACAGGAAAGTACAAGTGGAAAAAAGATGATCGCGAATATTCCTGTGTGGGAAGAGGGAGAGAAGGTGGTGAAAGACATTGTGGAATGGTGAATCCTGCATGTCCTGTGTGCATTCCATACGGTTTTTCTAAAGGTTCTGGAAACAGCTTGCAGGGACTTGCACAATTTTTTGACGCTCATATATTCCTTTTTCCCGTTGCGTCAATGATAGGCCCTGTATGGGTGACTTCTCCTTTGGCACTGGAAACATACGAAGTTAACAATCCGTTGGAAAACGAGTTTTATTCTCTGGGAGACGAGTTAGGAACTATAGAAAAACTCAACTTCGGTTGGATCTTGTTAAAAAAAGCAGAAAATGAACCTAATGAGCTTAAGGAAATAAAAGAAAAGCTGTTCAACCATGTTCCGATACCAAAATTTATAAAACAGAGAATTGCTCTTGTTTCAGACGCTCTGTTTTCAAAGATTGTGAACAGCAACCTTGAAGTGAGAACATCAGTGAGCATAGACCCCGACACTGGAACTGCTGAAGAAAAAGCCCTCTTCACCTATGAAGCGATACCGCGTGGCACTATTTTAAAATTTGACGTCACATACAATTCCGGCAAATATTTCGGGGTCGGTGATGAGGTTCTGAGAACAGAAAACGGAGGAGAAGTTGATGCAAACTGGGTGAAGAATCAAGTGGAGAAGGGATTAAAGCTTTTTGAAGTACTGGGGATAGGTGGTATGAACACGCGTGGCATGGGAAGAATGAAGGTGTTGAATCTTGAGGGAGTGAGTGGAAATGCATGA
- a CDS encoding CRISPR-associated protein Csx11: MSILETLSKNRTPILLAEIGAYLHLIGRFSKEFLESHVKNGSISPNFDYQKICSDPAFFESTGLDKILSDQRLKSFIKFNTNANIGELTKGVDDFCEFIQKHTWRDSPYGLCQILADAHGIVSGIDKSLAGILENKQRKDYTFRSTVFGYEKEIELLKNPDLKRQLFEELYQILNDIFAEIATNQQISYENYRKFLSTVAKYYPKTIGETRRPINEISLYDYAYSIASLMKSNLAKMLVDGWYEPQSKSKWTVFSVNLDIPGLLSKGLKIGDILGYRSQTENLFNEIKKFVEYDYSFGNEIYRDGTGIYFSCPVFEKIDEFLKEIMETFLNSLSFDVSLHAGISRNSRSMTVIANERVKALGKISFSYTSGAEHWRNTVINENHENKFVLEKCPVCGIRMKLEKGDRCKVCNERYENRAEVWNKDPKATIWIDEVSDGNDRIAMIVGKFNLNKWLSGEMLDTLTSTTFVEWKNKNSTLCSKIGIHEIEDLEREFQDMFKNPKLNRDGEELLKSFVDTKINDFNKFWHPIAERDATGYALNLVDNKEKARYLVKLLFRKHPSFARLRRIWLTTQEFIDEVFGIIRNTFGVSDPRTKRIKLVISPNPSIPKNSTCDVIVNGARFSPVCIDDTRSIFISTTNLEILNKFGKTVEEIAKTLSGQDIKLKTEEEKNWKDFKIIEAKPANDEFQDYLPYIEIYDFPDQFMVLVPAYEALSITEKILMEYEKQFSKVRDRLPLHLGIIAFHRRTPLYIVMDAAKRLLKGFEMSKTIEAKVLDVEDIEDQELGKCRKLKLQTDGRDIPLSWIISHSTKDPGVEDLWYPYLRIPDKLQDRDLSFDYTGNGDYVVHVKKMKKGDKLKIEPSYFKLCYIEESSDRFFVDENFGFIDDIHTIQCLWKFVVDKLKSGSWTVSQLYNFWGEFEKIKKYDEKTSEYFLESNLINILGLDRSSNEFEFLKKAIKDELFELCLYWNLQVRKEKVGKGD, translated from the coding sequence ATGAGCATTCTTGAAACATTAAGTAAAAACAGAACGCCTATCTTGCTCGCTGAGATAGGGGCGTATTTGCATTTGATAGGAAGATTTTCCAAGGAATTTCTCGAGAGTCACGTGAAAAATGGAAGCATTTCACCAAATTTTGATTATCAGAAAATTTGTTCTGATCCAGCATTTTTTGAAAGTACAGGGCTGGACAAGATACTCAGTGACCAAAGATTAAAAAGCTTTATAAAGTTCAATACAAATGCAAATATTGGAGAGTTAACAAAAGGCGTTGATGATTTTTGTGAATTCATTCAAAAGCACACTTGGAGAGATAGCCCGTATGGACTTTGCCAGATATTGGCAGATGCTCATGGAATAGTATCTGGTATAGACAAGTCGCTGGCTGGTATATTGGAGAATAAACAAAGAAAAGACTACACATTTCGTTCCACAGTTTTTGGTTATGAAAAAGAAATAGAACTGCTGAAAAATCCGGACTTAAAGAGGCAATTGTTCGAAGAACTTTATCAGATTCTGAACGATATTTTCGCAGAAATTGCGACAAATCAACAGATTTCCTACGAGAACTACCGAAAGTTTCTTTCAACTGTCGCAAAATATTACCCAAAAACCATTGGTGAAACCAGAAGACCTATCAATGAGATCTCTCTTTATGATTACGCTTATTCGATCGCATCTCTGATGAAATCCAACCTTGCCAAAATGCTCGTGGATGGCTGGTATGAACCACAAAGTAAATCTAAATGGACGGTATTTTCAGTAAACCTGGATATTCCCGGGTTACTTTCCAAAGGGCTGAAAATAGGAGATATTTTAGGATACCGAAGTCAAACAGAAAATCTTTTCAACGAAATCAAAAAGTTCGTTGAATATGACTACTCATTTGGTAATGAAATTTATAGAGATGGAACTGGTATTTACTTTTCCTGTCCAGTCTTTGAGAAAATTGATGAATTTTTAAAAGAAATAATGGAAACTTTTCTCAACAGCCTCAGTTTCGATGTTAGCCTTCACGCTGGCATCTCAAGAAATAGCAGAAGTATGACTGTTATTGCCAATGAAAGAGTGAAAGCTTTAGGAAAAATTTCTTTTTCATATACTAGTGGTGCAGAACATTGGAGAAATACCGTGATAAATGAAAATCACGAAAATAAATTTGTCCTTGAAAAATGCCCGGTTTGTGGTATCAGAATGAAACTTGAAAAAGGCGATAGGTGCAAAGTATGCAATGAGCGATACGAGAATAGAGCGGAAGTTTGGAATAAAGATCCAAAAGCAACAATATGGATAGACGAAGTATCAGATGGTAACGACCGTATCGCTATGATCGTCGGAAAATTCAATTTAAACAAATGGCTCTCTGGCGAAATGTTGGATACATTGACCTCAACAACTTTTGTGGAATGGAAGAACAAAAACAGCACTTTATGTTCGAAGATAGGAATTCACGAAATAGAAGATTTAGAAAGAGAGTTTCAAGATATGTTCAAAAATCCTAAACTTAATAGAGATGGGGAGGAACTTTTGAAATCATTTGTTGACACAAAGATAAATGATTTCAACAAGTTCTGGCATCCTATTGCCGAAAGAGATGCTACTGGATATGCTCTAAATCTTGTGGATAACAAAGAAAAAGCAAGATATCTTGTCAAGCTGCTTTTTAGAAAACATCCTTCGTTTGCCCGCTTAAGGCGCATATGGTTAACAACTCAAGAATTCATTGATGAGGTCTTTGGAATAATAAGAAATACTTTCGGGGTTTCGGATCCAAGAACAAAACGAATCAAACTTGTAATTTCCCCAAATCCATCGATTCCAAAGAATTCGACATGTGACGTAATTGTAAACGGCGCAAGATTCAGTCCCGTTTGTATCGATGATACAAGAAGTATCTTCATAAGTACTACAAATCTCGAGATTTTGAACAAGTTTGGAAAAACTGTCGAGGAAATAGCAAAAACACTCTCCGGGCAAGATATAAAACTGAAAACAGAAGAAGAGAAAAATTGGAAAGATTTCAAAATCATTGAAGCAAAGCCAGCTAATGATGAGTTTCAAGATTATCTCCCTTATATAGAAATCTACGATTTTCCGGATCAGTTCATGGTACTCGTTCCTGCATATGAAGCCCTCAGTATAACGGAAAAGATCCTTATGGAATACGAAAAACAATTCTCCAAAGTGAGAGACAGATTGCCACTCCACCTTGGGATCATTGCTTTCCACAGGAGGACACCTCTTTACATCGTTATGGATGCCGCAAAGAGGTTGTTAAAAGGGTTTGAGATGTCGAAAACAATAGAAGCCAAAGTGTTAGATGTGGAAGATATTGAGGATCAAGAGCTAGGAAAGTGCAGAAAACTTAAATTGCAGACTGATGGAAGAGATATTCCCTTGAGCTGGATTATCTCGCATTCTACAAAAGACCCAGGAGTAGAAGACTTGTGGTATCCATATCTAAGGATTCCTGATAAACTTCAAGATAGAGATCTCTCTTTCGATTACACAGGTAATGGAGATTATGTTGTTCACGTCAAGAAGATGAAGAAAGGGGACAAATTAAAAATAGAACCTTCCTACTTCAAGCTGTGTTATATAGAAGAATCTTCAGATAGGTTTTTTGTGGATGAGAACTTTGGATTTATAGATGACATCCATACCATTCAATGTTTGTGGAAATTCGTGGTAGATAAATTGAAATCGGGAAGTTGGACTGTTTCGCAGCTCTATAATTTCTGGGGAGAATTTGAAAAAATAAAAAAGTACGATGAAAAAACTTCTGAATATTTTTTGGAATCGAATCTCATCAACATACTTGGGCTCGATCGTTCTTCAAATGAATTCGAATTTCTGAAGAAAGCAATCAAAGATGAACTGTTTGAACTATGTCTTTATTGGAATCTCCAAGTTAGAAAAGAAAAAGTAGGAAAGGGGGATTGA
- a CDS encoding ATP-binding protein: protein MKDYLVYGGFPEVVMNIEKGQVVDRILSQYAEDIILKDIVARYSVENTKLLKALSKFIAQNIGNKFSIRKMQRYFENIFEEKSSTSTISTYISYLESAYFCFEVPKFDYSLKKTIKSPVKYYLIDTGLRNTIYPSSSPDRGRLLENAIYLKLRNMYEEIFYWEEKNEVDFVCKKQNDLVLYNVSYVSKESEIKERELKGFVEFPYPTVERYLITWDLYTKLSWNGLKIKALPAYLFLLDSD from the coding sequence TTGAAGGATTATCTCGTATACGGTGGTTTTCCTGAGGTAGTTATGAACATAGAAAAAGGACAGGTTGTCGACAGAATTCTTTCTCAATACGCAGAGGATATCATTCTTAAAGATATAGTAGCAAGATATAGTGTAGAAAATACAAAGCTTCTAAAAGCACTGTCAAAATTCATCGCTCAAAATATAGGTAACAAATTTTCAATTAGAAAGATGCAGAGATATTTTGAAAACATTTTTGAAGAAAAATCTTCTACAAGTACAATATCTACCTATATTTCCTATCTGGAATCTGCCTACTTTTGTTTCGAAGTTCCTAAGTTCGATTATTCATTGAAAAAAACCATCAAAAGTCCCGTTAAGTATTATTTGATAGACACAGGACTAAGAAATACGATATATCCTTCTTCCAGCCCTGATCGTGGGAGGTTATTGGAAAATGCAATATATCTGAAATTAAGAAATATGTACGAGGAGATATTCTATTGGGAAGAAAAAAACGAAGTTGATTTTGTGTGCAAAAAGCAAAATGATCTGGTATTGTACAATGTCTCGTATGTTTCAAAAGAATCTGAGATAAAAGAAAGAGAACTAAAAGGCTTTGTGGAATTCCCATACCCTACGGTTGAAAGATACCTCATAACCTGGGATTTATACACCAAACTTTCTTGGAATGGTTTGAAAATAAAAGCTTTACCTGCTTATCTTTTTTTGCTCGATTCTGATTGA
- a CDS encoding RAMP superfamily CRISPR-associated protein, whose protein sequence is MCHDFYAQYKVENEQDVDQLTIGSGKYNDITDVYQRILLLSTAYPNSLNYARSGNRTISSGLKAILHSSKLYDQHISCRLEEMKTLGMDPEADIALLPKGSWILEFQIELEKPFLSRDDVPFYIIDNPVKKDIVFSIPVTLATTWKGNLRWAMMKKWLESRKNNPREFAEIRFRHTLLFGTEKGWESIPKGWTEYLDRMCPDAKEIYRKKLIEKFGDYAKAEDIHVQGMLYFYPTFWNKAELMIINPHDRKTKTGKNPIYFEIVPEGAKGMFRLLYVPYHWLGSNNEELRNKIQEDLPQIITGIKAMIFEYGFSAKKTVGFGKAKNNLRFGRLEIKGFLSARKFSNFEELENIWGVEDEHS, encoded by the coding sequence ATGTGTCACGATTTCTACGCTCAATATAAAGTTGAAAATGAACAAGATGTCGATCAACTCACCATTGGTTCTGGAAAATACAACGATATAACGGATGTGTATCAAAGAATCTTGCTTCTCTCCACAGCCTACCCGAACAGCCTTAATTACGCACGATCTGGAAATAGAACAATATCATCCGGCTTAAAAGCAATCTTGCATTCTTCTAAACTTTACGATCAACACATTTCATGCAGATTGGAAGAGATGAAAACGCTTGGCATGGACCCGGAAGCAGATATTGCCCTTCTACCAAAGGGGAGTTGGATTCTTGAGTTTCAGATAGAACTGGAGAAACCATTTCTCTCGAGAGACGATGTACCGTTTTACATCATCGATAATCCCGTGAAAAAGGACATTGTTTTTTCAATTCCTGTCACTCTTGCTACTACTTGGAAGGGTAATCTGCGCTGGGCAATGATGAAAAAATGGCTCGAAAGTAGAAAAAACAATCCAAGGGAATTTGCAGAGATAAGGTTTCGCCATACATTGCTTTTTGGGACAGAAAAGGGATGGGAAAGTATACCAAAGGGATGGACAGAGTATCTAGACAGGATGTGTCCAGATGCAAAGGAAATCTATAGAAAGAAACTGATAGAGAAGTTTGGAGATTATGCTAAGGCAGAGGATATCCACGTTCAAGGAATGCTTTATTTCTACCCTACTTTCTGGAACAAAGCTGAGCTTATGATCATTAATCCGCACGATAGAAAGACAAAAACAGGTAAAAATCCCATCTATTTTGAAATTGTTCCAGAGGGAGCAAAGGGTATGTTCAGATTGCTTTACGTGCCATATCACTGGCTTGGAAGCAACAATGAAGAATTGAGAAATAAAATCCAGGAAGATCTGCCTCAAATCATAACTGGTATCAAGGCTATGATATTCGAATATGGATTTTCTGCCAAAAAAACGGTCGGGTTTGGAAAAGCAAAAAATAATCTTCGCTTTGGTAGGTTGGAGATAAAAGGATTCCTATCTGCTCGAAAATTTTCAAATTTTGAAGAGTTAGAGAATATTTGGGGTGTGGAAGATGAGCATTCTTGA